GAGACTCGGGGTGCCCGGGGCCCTGAGGGGGAGAGGGGCAGTCACCCCTCTAGTCCCCGCAGCACCTCGGCCTTCATGGACCCCTGCCCTGGACCTCAGTGTCCTCCCCTTTAAAAGGGCTGCTGGCCGGGTGACTCTACCAGTGCCCGCCTTAATTTTTacattgctttctttctttttaatggtggGAGGGGCTTCCCCTGGAGGCCCGTGGGGGCGGggagtggttaagactgtgcttctgaTGCTGAGGGCACGGGTGCCATTCTTGGTTGGGGAACAGTTGCCACACAGtcagaaattaaacaaaataaaaataattaaaataaaattgtggcAAAATATCCATAACCTAAGCCTTCCCATCCCGACCATTTTAAAGCGTATAGTTAGGAGGCATTCGGGGTGTTGCTAATGTCGTGCGCCCAGCACTGCTCTCTGGTCCCAAAGCACTTCCATCCCCAGACGGGAACTCCGGGCCCCTCTGCAGGCTCTCCTCCGCCCGCTCCGTCTCGGTGGACAGTCCCTGTAAAGGGACTCCTGCGCGGTGCTCTGTGACGGCAGCATCACGGCGAGGGGCGTCCACGCTCCTTTCCTTTTTGTGGCCGAATACTCCACGCCGCGGGTACCCCAGCCTTTCTTTCTAAGACCCCGAGGCGGCGGGGTTCAGCTAGTGAGTCTCAGGAGTGGGCAAACTGTATTCAGAGAGGCAGTCAGACCTGAGGGATCACAGGCCGTGGGGGGCGgtaggaggtgggggggggggcggtgcagcTTTGCCTCGGGCTGGCCGTGCGTTCAGAGCCTCAGTCTCCCCCGGGGCGGCAGGAGGGTCACAGGGGGAGTCTAGGGGGTGAGTGTGTGGACCCCGGACATGCAGAGAAGCCCCCTCTGAGCCTAACCGCACTCCCTGGGCCCTCTGCCCATCCCAGGACATGGCAGCTGCGAGGCCCGCGTTGGGCCGCGTCCTCCCCGGATCTTCCATGCTCTTCCTGTGCGACATGCAGGAGAAGTTCCGCCACGTCGTGTACTTCCGCCAGATCGTCTCCGTGGCTGCGCGCATGCTCAAGGTACAGCCCTGCTCCCTCAGACCCGGGGGTCCAGCCCCCACGCCTCCTCCCTCAGACCCGGGGGTCCAGCCCTCCAGCTCCTCGTCCCTCAGACCAGGAGTCCAGGCCCCAGCCCCTCTTTGGGCTCAGACCTGTGCTCCTGTGCCCCCACGCCAGGTGGCCCGGCTGCTGAATGTCCCAACAGTGCTGACTGAGCAGTACCCCCAGGGCCTGGGCCCCACGGTGCCcgagctgggcgcccagggccTGCAGCCGCACTCCAAGACCTGCTTCAGCATGGTGCCCGTGGTGCAGCAGGAGCTGGACGCGCGGCCCCAGCTGCGCTCCGTGCTCCTGTGTGGCTTGGAGACACAAGCCTGCATCTTGGTGAGACCCCCACTGACCCTTGGGACCTCCTCTCCACCTGAGACCTCCCCAACCTGAAAACCCAGAACCCTGGACGCTCTCCTTCCTGACCCGTGGCTCCCCTCCTGACCTGGGATCTTCACCTCCACTCAGGACCCCTGGGCTTTCCTCTTGCTGAGGATCCCGCTATAAtccccacccctcctgccctGATCCGCCCTCAGCTCCACCCTGGCCCCCGTCATTCCTGGCTGGGGTGGTCCTGACCTCTCTCCACCCCCAGCAAACGGCCCTGGACCTCCTGGATCGCGGGCTGCAGGTCCACGTGGTGGTGGACGCCTGTACCTCCCGGAGGTGAGCTCTTCTCAGGGGTGAGGTGCGTGTGGGTTGGGTTTGGGGCACCCAGGGAGAACCCGGGGGTGGATCCTTGCTGAATTCACCGGCTGTCTGGGCCTGCGGTGCGGACCGAGacaccctctccctcaccccctCAGCCAGGTGGACCGGCTGGTGGCGTTGTCGCGGATGCGCCAGAGCGGCGCCTTCCTCTCCACCAGCGAGGGGCTCATTTTGCAGCTCATGGGCGATGCTGCCCACCCTCAGTTCAAGGAGGTACTGGATCCCCCCACACCCGACCTCCCCCTTCTCCCACTCAAACAGCAAATGCCTTTCTAGCGCCCACGGTACAGTGGCAGAATACATCCCGGAACATAGCAAGCTGCCGCCCCCAGGGGACACTGCAGGTCAACGCTGCCGTACATCCCGAAGCAGAGAAGCTGGCTGGCCCTGAGGGCtgtagagacagagaaagcaggGCAGGGCCGGGTGTGCCAGGACGGGTTGCTGAGGGCAGTCcagaggcttcctggaagaaggggACTTTAGAGCAAGGTGGAGATGGAAGGGAGCCACGGGGACCCTGTCGACGGCTCCCCCCGGCCCTTCCCCagcacccctcctcctcctccagtctGGATTCAGGTCCAGCCTCCACAGCCACCACTCAAGTGGCCTTCCCACTACCCAGGTCTGACTGGGTTGCCATGGCTTCGCACCTTGGCCCTTAGGGTAACGGAATATGCTAATATCCCAGTCCTCTGAGATCTGCCCCTTCTCCTGTAGATCAGGTCTGTtgagcatttactgagcacctactgtgtgccagccaGTGTGGCAGGTCCAGGGGCAATCGCAGAAAAAGACAATCTGTATTCAGTTTCACATGGCAGCCAGGAGCTGGGGAGGCTATCTGTGGGGTGTGTGAGATGAGATGGGGGCCGGCAGCACAGAGGCCCCCGGGGTGGCCTTAAAGTGAAGACCTGGAGTGGGGGCGGTGAGCAACCAGTCATCCGAAACGCATTCTTGGCAGAGTGGACAGCTAGGGCAGAAGCCTGAACGTGGGACTAAGCTTGACTTATTCAAGGAACCACAGCAGGGCTCGGTGAGCTCAgggtggaggaggagggtgggggggggggggcagggaggagccagAGCAGAGTCTTCCCAAAGGTTCTGGTGCGGTTGCACCTGGGAGCTGGACACTGTCAGATCTGTGTGTGGTGCTGGGTGGCTAATGGACATGGGGTAGGAAGGAGGGAAACGAGGGTGGAGGCAGCATGGTTACAGGCCTGGCtcacttttattttgtaatttctgTAGGTTAGCATGAGAGGACTTGCTGGTGGGTGCAGTGCATGAAAAGGCAGCCCAGAGAGGCTCCAGGTTGAGCACGGCCGCTCAGGCTGTGCActgatgggggagggggcggaAGGTCAAATGACCACCAGCATCTGAGAGGCAGTTGCATAAGTGCCTCCAGAGTTGAGGCGCAAGGCGTGGGCTGGACCTGAGAGTTGAGAGGGGAGATTACTTAAGAAGCAGGTGTACACAGGAAGCCCCAGGACAGTCAGTCACCCTCAGTGGTCGAAGCCGGCAAGGTGGGCCCAGGCGACAGATAATCAGGCACGACCCCTGGTAGCTGTGGTGAAAGGGAGACCACCAGCAGACGTCTTGAGGGGAGGGGCGGTGAGTTTGGCCAGTTACTgcccgggggttggggggggggggcggttggcGAGGGAGGTGAAAATGGATCTGTTGTGGAAACGGGAACCCCTGACTCCCCCTACAGATCCAGAAGCTCATCAAGGAGCCCAGCCCCGACAGCGGGCTGCTGGGCCTTTTCCAAGACCAGAACCCCCTCTTCCGCTGACCTCGCCACCCTGCGCTGAGCGGAGACACCCTCTTCTGTCCTCGGGACTCTGGCAGGCGCGCCTTCTCCCCCCGTCGCCGGGTCCCGAGAGTGGTGCAGTCCACAGGGAGAACCGCCCCCTCGGGAGGGCGGTGGGTGCCGCCTTCCCATTGGGCCGCAGCTCCCGGAAATGCAAATGAAGCTCCCAGAGCTGGGCGAGGGTTGGTCGAGCCGGGCTGGAGGCGGGGCTCGGCCCCGGGCCACTCCAAGGGGCGGTGAGGGGGAGGGCGTCACAGTCTGTGTGGGACCCGCTCGCGGAGAATAAACACTGATGTGACTGTGGGCCGAACCATTCTTGGGCTGGGGGGTGTCCCGGGGGCGACCGGGGCCCGCGGGCGGCGGGGGAAGAGGGGTCCCcggcaggtggggagggggtggtgccTCCGCTCAACTCCGAGCCGGCGGCGCAAGGCAAAGGCGAGGGCGGCCACTCACATCTGCACCGCAGCCGGCGCGCATCTGCCCGCAAAGGGACTGCCGGCCCGGGTCCCCGACACGCTGCCGGCCGCCCCTCAGGCAGCGCGCGCGCACACGCCCAGCCGGGTTGGCTCGCAGACACGCGCTCGCTCTGCCTCCCCCGGCCGGCCCCCCACGTCGCCGCCACCCCCCGACTCCCCCAGGGTCCCGCATCCGGAAAGTGAGGTGAGCGCGGCCGCACTCCGGTGcggagggggaaactgaggcaggagggACTTGGGTACgcggaggaaggaagagagacaggCATGCGGTTgaatggatggacggatggatgggaAGGACAGATAGATTCATCTGAGTGGTCCCTACTCCCCTAAGACACAGGAGCCCGGGGATCCGCATGCGGGCTTCCAGAATTCTACAGCCCTCTTGGAAATCTGGAAGTCGGGACTCAACGAGCCCCCCAGTCAGGGCCGCTCAGCCCTTTTAGATtctcaggctcccccacccccatctcgcAATCTTTGGGGGCCCAAGAAGGCAATCCGAGTCCCCCAGGGACCCAAGCGTCAGAGCTCTCAGCCAGACCGCCCCCATTGGGGAATCAGAGCACCCCCCTCCCAACGTCCCTGGATCCCAGACCTCGCTCAGAAGGCCCGGTCCCCGGACCCCGCGTCAGAGCGCCCAGGGCCCTCTCTCCACAGGGACCTAGGAGTCCCTgcttccccctcctccaggaacccCTGGGACCGGGCGCTAGCGCCCCCGGCCCCCGCCTTCCGGATCCAAGTGTcccccctcctcaccccccagCCTGAAGCCTCGCGTCTCGGAGGCCGCGCTCGCGTCGCCATGGCAACAGGAGTCTATTTTGCGCTGGGAACACACAGCTCCGGTTGCagcgcccccccaccccgcccctctaACCTGAGCCTGAGTGAGAGCGAGGGGCCCAGGAAGGGAGATGGGTGGTCCGGGGTCGGAAGGGGCACAGAGACACTCACAGGGTCAGAGATCTGTTGACAGCAAACctgggaaagacacacacacagatggagacACGCAGTCAGAGGTAGCGAGAGACGGGGATGTGCAGAGAAGAGACTGacggggcagaggggaggaggaaatGCTGGCACGCGGAGGAGACGTGGGGGCAGAGACGGCAGGATGCAGAGATGCGCTGAGACACGTGGAGAGAGACGGGCTAAGAGAGCCCGTGACCCCGGGCACCTCCCTGCAGAGATGAGACTGGCCGGCGGGCCGAGGGAGGGGCAGTGGGCACGAGATCCCCGGAGGAGGTCAGGACAGGGAGACGCAGAGACTCCCAGTGAGAGAGAGCGGACGGGAAGGCCTAGGCACCCGGAGGGCGGCGGGGTTGCGTGGGGACCCGCCGCGTCTCTCCCTCAAACCCCGCCCCCGGGCGGCGAGCTGGAGGCGGGGCCGGGTGCCTccaccccgccgcccccgccgggaGCTGGGATCCCCGCCCCCTACCTGGACCCCTGCGGCCGAGTCCGCCTCCTCTTGAACCCGGATCGCCCCTCCTACTGCCTTCTTGCCACATCCCTACCCCAAACCCGCCCTCAACTGCAGACATTCCCAGGAGGCCCGCCCGCCCTTCGCCTTCGGACCCCCGTACCCTCAGCGCCCACCTGCCCACCACTCTCCAGCTCCCTGCAGCCCGAGATCAGGCTTCTGACTTTCTCTGGGTCTCCGCCCCCTGCGGGCCTCTGTCCTTCTCGGgctgtctctttccttctctctcgtTCTCCTTTGATCCCCAGTTCTCCGGGTCTTTTCTCCCCGTCACTGCTCGCCCTCCCAggtctgccctcttctctttgaatattctttgaatatcttcagtttctttgaaaGGAGGAGAATATCCCTTCTCTTCACCTCTGTTCTCTCCCTTGGTCTCTgaccctctccctgtctctctctctctgggtctctctctctctgggtctctgtctctctctctgggtctctgtccctCTCCCGGAGGCTCTGTTTCCCTGAGTTTCTATGTTTCTCTCTgggtctccatctctctctctctctgggtctctgtccctctccgtctctctctctggatctcagtctctctctctgggtctctgtccctCTCCCGGAGGCTCTGTTTCCCTGAGTTtctatgtttttctctctctgggtctctgtctctctctctggatgtctctctctctctgggtccccgtctctctctctgggtccccgtctctctctccctgggtccccgtctctctctctgggtccccgtctctctctctgggtccccgtctctctctctctgggtctccgtctctctctctctgggtctccctctccctgggtctctgtccctctccctgAGGCTCTGTTTCCCTGAGTttctatatttctctctctctgggtctccatctctctctctggatGTCTCTCTCTCTGGGTCCCCGTCTCTCTCTCTGGGCCCCCGTCTGCCTCTCCCTGcgtctctgtccctctctctggatgtctctctctctccggGTCTCGGTCTCTATCTCTgggtctccatctctctctctggatGTCTCTCTCTCTGGGTCCCCGTCTGCCTCTCCCTgggtctctgtccctctctctggatgtctctctctctccggGTCTTGGTCTCTGTCTCTGGGTCTCCATCTCTCTTTCTGGATGTCTCTCTCTGGGTCCCCGTCTCTCTCTCTGGGTCCccgtctccctctccctgagtctctgtccctctccctgagtctctgtgtctccctctctctggGTCGTTACCCCTCCCTCTCTCTAACCCTCTGCCCTCACCCCAAGACCCTCTCCCCGTCCTCCGGCATCCTGTTCTCACTCTCTGCTCCCAGGCATCTCACAAGGCAGTCCTTGCCCCCCCAGCCTAGCTGACAGGGtcaggagaggggtgggggtgcggTGTGGGGCGCAGTGCTGGCAGGGCAGCAGGGGGAAGATGGGGTTCTCCAGGAGCACAGGGACCCTGTCTCACACTGGCTCCCCGAGCTCTGTGCCCACATCTGTTTTCTCTCAGGTCCTGGACTAGGATCCTGGGTTCTGGCCCTGAGCTGCTGGCTGTGCCCGGGGCGGGGAGGGAGAAGACGgcttgggggaggaggaggatcgTGCcttcctgcgtgtgtgtgtgtgtgtgtgtgtgtgtgtgtgtgtgtgtgtgtgtgtcggggaggGGGTGCTGTCTGGGCGTGTCTGACGGAGGGTCACATGCTTGCTTCCAGACGCTCCGCCACGGGGTTTGCACTGGCCTGTGTACCCACAAGGCTGCCCGTCTGGCTGGGATACAAGCGTCCACGGTCTACGGGCGGTGGGCAGCGTGTCcaggtgcagctggctggggtggGCCTCTGGCCACACTCTGGAGCTCTGTGTGGTCCCAGGGTGTCGCTCTGGAGCTGTGTGTGGTCCCAGGGTGTCGTGGTGTCTGAGACTGTCTGACTGTTGGGTGCTGTGGGCGGGAATGCCCAGAGACGCAGGGCTGTGTGTCCACAGGGAGCTGTCCTGCACGTGTGTTGGGAGAAGGCTCGGGCGTGCTGCCAGGACGACCCTGGGTGTCCTTGCGTGCTGTGTCCTGTGTCGCTGCATACACAAGCTCTGTTGTGCATCCGTGCAGAGTTCTATGAGGCCGAGGAAGGCCGGTCCTCTGTATCCACGCATCTGGCCCAGTGTCTGCAGGGATAGGTGCTGCAGGGCAAGAGGTGGGACGCAGGGGCCCCTGCTGACAGAGGGGCcacgtgtgtgtgttggtgtgtgtgttgCTGGACC
Above is a genomic segment from Ovis canadensis isolate MfBH-ARS-UI-01 breed Bighorn chromosome 14, ARS-UI_OviCan_v2, whole genome shotgun sequence containing:
- the ISOC2 gene encoding isochorismatase domain-containing protein 2, yielding MAAARPALGRVLPGSSMLFLCDMQEKFRHVVYFRQIVSVAARMLKVARLLNVPTVLTEQYPQGLGPTVPELGAQGLQPHSKTCFSMVPVVQQELDARPQLRSVLLCGLETQACILQTALDLLDRGLQVHVVVDACTSRSQVDRLVALSRMRQSGAFLSTSEGLILQLMGDAAHPQFKEIQKLIKEPSPDSGLLGLFQDQNPLFR